The DNA segment CAGACGAAGAGCAGCACACAGGCTGGACCTACCAGCAGCCATTCGGACAAGGAAAAAGAATAAGTTCTGGATTGAGAAATTGTCATTCGACTGGCGGTCCTGGTTGTTCAGCGGTCAGGGTGGGCAATAGCGCGGATACAGCATCCTGCACTGCGGCAAGCGTCAGCGCTTCCATGCAAAGTGCTTTGGCACAGGCCGAGGCAGGACGGGCACAGTGGCGTACCCAGTTTACGGTTGTTCGTTCGAAGAGCATCCGGCCATCCCGGCAGGGAAACTCCGCAATGGTCACAGCGCGGTAGGGGTGTTCGCGCCAGAACTGTCCGGGACCGTAGATGATGGCCGAACCCGGGCCGAAAAGGGTGACGCTCGGGGTGCCGGTAGCCTTGCTCAGGTGGGCGATGCCAGTGTCGGGCGAAATGAGCAAAGTTGCCCCAGCCAGCAAATGCCATAGCTGGACGAGATCCAGTTTGCCGGCGAAGGAAAGGTATTCCCCATTCGGATCGCACTGCCGCACCAGAGCCTCCTCGCCAGGACCGCCGCTCCAGACAATTGCGTATCCCTGATCTTCCAGCCAGGCGGCGAGGCCGCGCCAGCGTTCCGGTATCCAATGACGTAGCGGGGAACTCGCGCCCACGTGCAGGACGCAATAAGGTTTGGGCGGCATTGAAAAGTCGCGGCAGGGTGGTGCAGGCCAATCGCGGGTTTGGAATGCTTTTGGGGGCGGTCCTTCTGCTAATGATGCCGCCATGTCGGGCCAGGCAGTAGGGTTGGCTGGATAAGGGCGCAGCTCGTCGATCAGCCAGTTTTTCCAGGCGGGAGTGTCACCCTCAAAACCGACGATCCAGCGTGCGCCGAGACTGGCTGCAAG comes from the Georgfuchsia toluolica genome and includes:
- a CDS encoding glycosyltransferase family 9 protein, which encodes MKPRFLDRMLNNSRVPGRLLVFILLIMRLPTRWFRHPVPPRNILVLHHLLLGDTIMLAGLLAKLRQGFPEAAIHLATPPATVPLFAGRPYDVHAHPFNPKRLASLLALFRLPRPDLVIIPAENRYSPLAASLGARWIVGFEGDTPAWKNWLIDELRPYPANPTAWPDMAASLAEGPPPKAFQTRDWPAPPCRDFSMPPKPYCVLHVGASSPLRHWIPERWRGLAAWLEDQGYAIVWSGGPGEEALVRQCDPNGEYLSFAGKLDLVQLWHLLAGATLLISPDTGIAHLSKATGTPSVTLFGPGSAIIYGPGQFWREHPYRAVTIAEFPCRDGRMLFERTTVNWVRHCARPASACAKALCMEALTLAAVQDAVSALLPTLTAEQPGPPVE